A single region of the Candidatus Moraniibacteriota bacterium genome encodes:
- a CDS encoding HTH domain-containing protein has translation MKSPSLTKEAQKEEKDVSGGDFCFQKALNEVTSGFPERSRSIILMRYGISQKNPKTLEEIGNSYRVTRERIRQIIREVIKKVEEKKENPILQEVSRKITFTVNEKSGIIKKKELIKLLGKGNEKESGAVEFFLDCLKDPVMAETKGEMEESCIRIEFDLDYWKKIKDIAKNVLEAEGKPINDDELAKKILLQVPAITRKKLFDYLAPSKEIVKNNFGKWGLDNWPEITPKGTREKAYLMLKESDRPLHFREVASLIDHYKLSKKKTHPQTVHNELIKDSRFVLVGRGVYALSSWGYKKGTVKEVLEEILKNNKGPMKRGDILNQILKVRQVKKSTVIINLNNFFLKTGRDEYTIRR, from the coding sequence ATGAAAAGCCCATCTCTTACCAAGGAGGCGCAAAAAGAAGAAAAAGATGTTTCTGGCGGTGATTTTTGCTTTCAAAAAGCCCTAAATGAGGTTACTTCCGGCTTTCCGGAACGTTCTCGCAGCATAATTTTGATGCGTTACGGGATCAGCCAGAAGAATCCGAAAACGCTTGAGGAAATCGGCAATTCCTACCGCGTTACCCGGGAAAGAATACGGCAGATAATCCGGGAAGTTATCAAAAAAGTTGAGGAGAAGAAAGAAAATCCCATTTTGCAGGAGGTAAGCAGAAAAATAACATTTACAGTAAACGAAAAGAGTGGTATAATAAAGAAAAAAGAACTGATAAAACTGCTTGGTAAGGGGAATGAAAAAGAGTCCGGAGCGGTTGAATTTTTCTTGGATTGCCTGAAAGACCCGGTAATGGCGGAAACCAAAGGCGAAATGGAAGAGTCCTGTATTCGGATTGAGTTTGACTTGGATTATTGGAAAAAAATAAAAGACATTGCCAAAAACGTTTTGGAAGCCGAGGGGAAACCAATTAATGACGATGAGTTGGCGAAGAAAATTTTACTCCAGGTTCCAGCCATAACCCGGAAAAAACTGTTTGATTACCTGGCTCCCTCAAAAGAAATCGTAAAAAATAATTTTGGAAAGTGGGGACTGGATAATTGGCCGGAAATTACTCCTAAAGGAACACGGGAGAAAGCGTATCTCATGCTCAAAGAAAGCGACCGGCCGCTTCATTTCAGAGAAGTCGCGTCTCTTATTGATCATTACAAGCTTAGCAAGAAAAAGACCCATCCCCAGACGGTTCACAATGAACTTATCAAAGACAGCCGCTTTGTGTTAGTGGGAAGAGGGGTTTACGCTCTGTCTTCCTGGGGATACAAAAAGGGAACAGTCAAGGAAGTGCTGGAGGAAATTTTAAAAAATAATAAAGGGCCGATGAAACGCGGGGATATACTCAATCAGATACTCAAAGTGCGCCAAGTCAAAAAATCGACGGTAATAATCAATCTTAATAATTTTTTTCTGAAAACTGGCAGAGATGAGTACACCATTCGCCGGTAA
- a CDS encoding type IV secretion system DNA-binding domain-containing protein has product MSDVTFFAKTNFRNEEQTFGIKTDDRRRHMYVIGKTGMGKTNLLEHMAIQDIKNGHGIAYVDPHGDTAEKIIKTIPSNRINDVIYFNPADQDYPIAFNVMEKVDPECRHLVASGLVGVFKKIWADSWGPRLEYILRNAILSLLEYPGATLLGVTRMLVDKNYRIRVVNKLTDPVVRSFWVDEFTKWNERVLQEVVSPIQNKVGQFLSSALIRNIVGQTKSSFDIREIMDNKKILILNLSKGRIGEDNSALLGAMMITKIQLAAMARIDIPEEERKDFYLYVDEFQNFATESFANILSEARKYRLNLTLANQYITQIDEIVRDAIFGNAGTLVTFRVGAVDAEFMEKEFEPIFMLNDLVNLPKYNIYLKLMIDGIAGDAFSAVTLPPIDIRDTEGNAGKVIKVSRERYASSRAEVEDKINRWSGMLPAETVQKIERPSNQKTEELSSPVEPVVVGREASQVAKQLFNAVCDTCGVGIQVPFEPDGRRPTFCRECLKDYQRTMARGKDQESRIRNPELVRKNNIDRNKEKEVKKTELKAYIPQENPLKLSQIQHVAPKKFQSTRKKPEVNLEEVRKLIKESRNEN; this is encoded by the coding sequence ATGTCAGATGTAACATTCTTCGCCAAAACCAATTTCCGCAACGAGGAGCAGACATTTGGAATTAAAACCGACGACCGGCGCCGGCATATGTATGTTATTGGAAAAACCGGAATGGGGAAAACTAATCTTCTGGAGCACATGGCGATTCAAGACATCAAAAACGGACACGGCATAGCCTATGTTGATCCCCATGGCGACACGGCGGAAAAAATAATTAAAACCATTCCTTCAAACAGAATAAACGATGTCATATATTTTAACCCGGCTGACCAGGATTATCCGATTGCTTTCAATGTGATGGAAAAAGTTGATCCGGAATGCCGCCATTTAGTAGCTTCCGGACTGGTAGGCGTATTCAAAAAAATCTGGGCGGATTCCTGGGGGCCGAGATTGGAATATATTTTAAGAAACGCGATTCTTTCCCTTCTTGAATATCCCGGAGCGACACTTCTGGGGGTCACCAGAATGCTGGTTGATAAAAATTACCGCATTCGGGTGGTAAATAAATTAACCGATCCGGTAGTAAGATCTTTCTGGGTGGATGAATTCACCAAATGGAATGAGCGGGTTCTGCAGGAAGTCGTTTCTCCGATTCAAAATAAAGTTGGGCAGTTTTTATCAAGCGCGCTTATCAGAAATATAGTAGGCCAGACCAAATCTTCCTTTGATATAAGGGAAATTATGGATAATAAAAAAATACTTATCCTTAATCTTTCCAAGGGGAGAATCGGGGAGGATAATAGCGCGCTTCTGGGAGCGATGATGATAACGAAGATCCAGCTCGCCGCCATGGCGAGGATTGATATTCCCGAAGAAGAACGGAAAGATTTTTATCTTTATGTCGATGAATTTCAGAATTTTGCGACGGAATCCTTTGCCAATATATTGTCCGAAGCGAGAAAGTACCGGCTTAATTTGACTTTGGCCAATCAATATATCACGCAAATTGACGAAATAGTGAGAGATGCCATTTTTGGAAACGCGGGGACGCTTGTTACTTTCCGGGTAGGGGCGGTTGACGCGGAATTTATGGAAAAAGAATTTGAGCCGATATTTATGCTGAACGATCTAGTTAATCTTCCAAAATACAACATTTATCTTAAATTGATGATAGACGGAATAGCCGGCGATGCGTTTTCAGCTGTGACGCTTCCGCCAATTGACATCAGAGATACCGAAGGAAATGCCGGCAAAGTGATAAAAGTTTCCCGCGAGCGATACGCGTCAAGCCGGGCCGAAGTTGAGGATAAAATTAACCGCTGGAGCGGGATGCTGCCGGCAGAAACAGTACAAAAAATAGAGAGGCCAAGCAACCAGAAAACTGAAGAACTAAGCAGTCCTGTAGAGCCAGTGGTAGTTGGACGCGAGGCAAGCCAAGTGGCTAAACAGCTATTTAACGCCGTCTGCGACACCTGCGGTGTGGGAATTCAGGTTCCCTTTGAGCCGGACGGGAGAAGGCCCACGTTTTGCAGAGAGTGTCTGAAAGATTACCAGCGGACGATGGCGCGGGGCAAAGACCAGGAATCAAGAATTAGAAATCCGGAACTAGTGAGAAAAAATAATATAGACAGGAATAAAGAAAAAGAAGTTAAGAAAACAGAATTGAAGGCCTATATTCCGCAAGAAAACCCCCTAAAACTTTCTCAAATTCAGCACGTGGCTCCGAAAAAATTTCAGTCCACCCGCAAAAAGCCGGAAGTGAATCTGGAGGAAGTGAGGAAGTTGATTAAGGAAAGCAGAAATGAAAATTAA
- the pheT gene encoding phenylalanine--tRNA ligase subunit beta has protein sequence MKFSYNWLKELSGTKKSPKELAELLTMRSFEVEGIEKAKSDNVLDIKILADRGHDCLSHIGIAREITALEGKKFVLHYGKSKIKNQKSKIVKIDIQDKKLCPRYIGAVMTNIKIGPSPKWMQERLITGGLRPINNIVDATNYVMLETGQPLHAFDADKIKDQKSKIKIIIRKAKKGEKIKLLDETEKVLADDDLVIADSQKALAIAGIKGGVEAEIGENTQTIVLEAANFNPTAIRKSRIRLGLKTDASDRFEKEIDPNLAEIAMARVVWIIEEFGGKTEGMFDVYPSKVNSWKIKLDLNYVNKLLGENIPVKAVTKILKSLGLLVTGYGSQVTVTVPTFRIDLKTQEDLVEEIGRIYGYEKIKPQAPHAPIQAAEVNEQRLFEREVKNILAGKGFSEVYNYSFYSARDAGLAGLGAIEHLELENPMNPDQALMRVSLIPGILKNINHNLKYFDDFRIFEIGRVYWTNKTILPEEKNMLAGAIVMEESSKKEALSGVEKAKGFYELKSYADVLLSRIGIDDYYFDTFDAVPNDSFSTLWHEGRTAEIKIEGHEKAIGFLGEINPFLLANFDIHKRVACFEFDLEKLQEISQSEREYQPVRKYPEVIRDISMIARSNVLVDEILAAIQKAGGNLVLDVDLFDIFDFADSTSSYAFHIIFGAENRTLKSGEVDELMKKISSVLEKDLKVKVRK, from the coding sequence ATGAAATTTTCATATAATTGGTTGAAAGAATTAAGCGGAACGAAAAAGTCGCCAAAAGAATTGGCGGAGCTTTTGACAATGCGTTCATTTGAGGTTGAAGGAATTGAAAAAGCAAAAAGCGATAATGTTTTGGATATTAAAATACTGGCTGATCGGGGACATGATTGTTTAAGTCATATAGGAATTGCCAGGGAAATTACAGCACTCGAAGGAAAAAAATTTGTCTTACATTACGGAAAATCAAAAATCAAAAATCAAAAATCAAAAATTGTTAAGATAGATATTCAAGACAAGAAATTATGTCCTCGCTATATCGGCGCGGTAATGACGAATATAAAAATAGGGCCGTCGCCAAAATGGATGCAGGAACGATTAATTACTGGAGGATTAAGGCCGATAAACAATATAGTTGACGCAACCAATTATGTAATGCTGGAAACGGGACAGCCACTGCACGCATTCGATGCGGACAAAATCAAAGATCAAAAATCAAAAATCAAAATTATAATAAGGAAAGCGAAAAAAGGGGAGAAAATTAAATTGTTGGATGAAACGGAAAAAGTTTTAGCAGACGATGATCTAGTAATTGCTGATTCTCAAAAAGCCCTGGCTATTGCCGGGATTAAGGGCGGGGTGGAGGCGGAAATTGGCGAGAACACCCAAACGATCGTGCTGGAAGCGGCAAATTTCAATCCGACGGCCATTCGCAAAAGCCGGATTCGTCTGGGACTAAAAACCGATGCCTCCGACCGGTTTGAAAAAGAAATTGATCCCAATCTTGCGGAAATCGCAATGGCAAGAGTTGTCTGGATAATTGAGGAATTTGGCGGAAAAACGGAAGGAATGTTTGATGTTTATCCTTCCAAGGTGAATTCTTGGAAAATCAAGTTGGACCTGAATTATGTTAATAAACTTCTTGGAGAAAATATACCAGTCAAGGCGGTTACAAAAATATTAAAATCGCTCGGATTGCTGGTTACTGGTTACGGATCACAAGTTACGGTTACGGTTCCGACGTTCAGGATTGATTTAAAAACCCAGGAAGATCTGGTTGAAGAAATCGGAAGAATTTACGGATATGAGAAAATTAAGCCGCAAGCCCCTCACGCTCCGATTCAGGCGGCGGAGGTGAACGAGCAAAGGTTATTTGAGAGGGAGGTCAAAAATATTCTTGCGGGCAAAGGATTTTCGGAAGTGTATAATTATTCCTTCTACAGCGCGCGCGACGCGGGACTGGCCGGGCTGGGAGCGATCGAGCATCTGGAACTGGAAAATCCGATGAATCCCGATCAAGCGTTGATGCGGGTGAGCTTGATTCCTGGAATTTTGAAAAATATTAATCATAATCTGAAATATTTTGACGATTTTCGAATTTTTGAAATTGGGCGCGTATATTGGACAAATAAAACAATATTACCTGAAGAAAAAAATATGCTGGCGGGAGCGATTGTTATGGAAGAAAGCAGCAAGAAGGAAGCATTAAGCGGAGTTGAAAAAGCAAAAGGATTTTATGAATTAAAAAGTTATGCAGATGTATTGCTAAGCAGGATAGGAATTGATGATTATTATTTTGACACTTTTGACGCGGTGCCAAATGATTCATTTTCAACGCTCTGGCACGAGGGAAGGACAGCGGAAATAAAAATAGAAGGTCATGAAAAAGCCATTGGATTTTTGGGAGAAATAAATCCTTTTTTACTGGCCAATTTTGATATTCACAAAAGAGTGGCGTGTTTCGAATTTGATCTGGAAAAGTTGCAGGAAATATCCCAGTCGGAAAGAGAATATCAGCCGGTCAGGAAATATCCGGAAGTTATCCGCGATATATCCATGATCGCCCGGAGCAATGTACTGGTAGACGAAATTCTAGCTGCTATTCAAAAAGCTGGAGGAAATTTAGTTCTAGATGTTGACCTCTTTGACATTTTCGATTTTGCCGACAGCACATCCAGCTACGCTTTTCACATTATCTTCGGTGCGGAAAACCGGACGCTCAAAAGCGGGGAAGTGGATGAATTGATGAAAAAAATAAGTTCTGTGCTGGAAAAAGATTTAAAGGTTAAGGTAAGGAAATAA
- a CDS encoding alanine--tRNA ligase — MTAQELRQKFLDFFKSKEHAIIPSASLIPRETDPTVLFTTAGMHPLVPYLLGEDHPGGRRVANVQKCIRTVDIEEVGDNRHLTFFEMLGNWSFGDPASPDGIGGAGYFKREAIEWSWEFLTGKKWLELDPKRIYVTVFQEEQGIPRDEESIMIWQEVLAKAGISSSVAGENSIIKDDIRIISLGTDDNFWIASATGPCGPDTEMFYDTRPADGPINDTFENLVNSGRLIEMWNDVFMEFNKTTDGKYEKLKQKNVDTGMGVERTLAVLNGKETVFDTELFEPIFKKIKNVIPDSIRDPEMDSRLRGNDNDDQKSYRIIADHIKAAVFILADSVVPSNVLQGYVLRRLIRRAIRHGKIIGIQNNFTRAIAKVVIETYEDFYPEVGENKNRILEELEKEEDKFRKTLEKGLKELDLLLKIDQAMPFSVATSKSGWVSGEEAFNLYQSYGFPLELFFEELDRRNIMYDKNSINRDFNKRFIKHQKLSETAAAGQFKGGLAQVSEETARLHTATHLLLAALRNVLGPHVYQKGSNITAERLRFDFSHPQKMTSEEIKKVERIVNDYIERNLPVVAEEMSIEEAKKIGAMGVFDAKYGEKVRVYTIGEKMFPISIEICGGPHANSTGELGHFRIVKEEASSAGVRRIKAILE; from the coding sequence ATGACCGCTCAAGAATTACGGCAGAAATTTCTGGACTTTTTTAAGTCGAAGGAGCACGCTATTATTCCTTCGGCGTCTTTAATTCCGCGCGAAACCGACCCGACAGTGCTTTTTACCACGGCTGGAATGCACCCGCTAGTGCCATATCTTCTGGGGGAAGACCATCCCGGCGGCCGGCGCGTCGCTAACGTGCAAAAATGCATTCGTACGGTGGATATTGAAGAAGTAGGGGATAATCGCCACCTTACCTTTTTTGAGATGCTGGGAAACTGGAGTTTTGGCGACCCTGCCTCGCCCGACGGCATTGGCGGGGCGGGCTATTTTAAGCGCGAGGCGATTGAGTGGAGCTGGGAATTTTTAACTGGCAAAAAATGGCTTGAATTGGATCCGAAAAGAATTTATGTGACAGTTTTTCAGGAAGAACAGGGGATACCTAGAGACGAAGAGTCAATTATGATTTGGCAGGAAGTGTTGGCTAAAGCCGGAATTTCCAGCAGCGTTGCCGGCGAAAATTCAATCATCAAAGACGATATCAGAATCATTTCACTGGGAACGGACGACAATTTCTGGATTGCAAGCGCCACTGGTCCCTGCGGTCCGGACACGGAAATGTTTTATGACACGCGCCCGGCAGATGGCCCAATAAATGATACTTTTGAGAACCTGGTTAATTCCGGCCGCCTGATTGAAATGTGGAACGATGTTTTTATGGAGTTTAATAAAACCACCGATGGAAAGTATGAAAAGTTGAAGCAGAAAAATGTGGATACGGGAATGGGAGTGGAACGGACACTGGCGGTGCTTAACGGAAAAGAAACCGTCTTTGACACGGAATTGTTTGAACCGATTTTCAAGAAAATAAAAAACGTCATCCCGGACTCGATCCGGGATCCAGAAATGGATTCCCGCCTTCGCGGGAACGACAATGATGATCAGAAAAGCTATAGAATTATCGCTGATCATATAAAAGCTGCTGTTTTTATTCTGGCTGATAGCGTTGTTCCTTCCAATGTTTTGCAGGGCTACGTCTTGCGCCGCTTAATTCGCCGGGCGATCAGGCACGGAAAAATCATCGGGATTCAGAATAATTTTACCCGGGCAATCGCGAAAGTGGTGATTGAAACGTACGAAGATTTTTATCCGGAAGTAGGGGAGAATAAAAATAGGATTTTGGAGGAGCTGGAAAAGGAGGAGGATAAATTTAGAAAAACGTTGGAGAAAGGATTAAAAGAACTTGATTTGTTACTTAAGATTGACCAAGCTATGCCATTTTCTGTTGCTACTTCTAAATCTGGATGGGTGAGCGGAGAAGAAGCGTTTAATTTATATCAATCTTATGGTTTTCCGTTGGAATTGTTTTTTGAAGAATTGGACAGAAGAAATATCATGTATGATAAAAACAGTATAAACAGAGATTTTAATAAAAGATTTATAAAACACCAAAAATTGTCAGAAACAGCGGCGGCCGGGCAATTTAAAGGCGGACTGGCGCAAGTAAGCGAAGAGACAGCCCGGCTCCATACGGCCACCCATTTGCTTTTGGCGGCTCTGCGAAACGTTTTAGGGCCGCATGTTTATCAAAAGGGTTCAAATATCACTGCCGAACGGCTGCGATTTGATTTTTCTCATCCTCAAAAAATGACTTCCGAGGAAATTAAAAAAGTGGAAAGAATTGTGAATGATTATATTGAAAGAAATCTTCCCGTCGTTGCGGAAGAAATGAGTATTGAAGAAGCCAAAAAGATCGGAGCAATGGGGGTCTTTGATGCCAAATACGGGGAGAAAGTCAGGGTTTACACGATAGGGGAAAAGATGTTTCCCATAAGCATTGAGATCTGCGGCGGACCGCATGCTAATTCTACCGGAGAACTGGGACATTTCAGAATCGTCAAAGAAGAGGCTTCTTCGGCGGGAGTGAGAAGAATTAAAGCAATTTTAGAGTAG
- the mnmA gene encoding tRNA 2-thiouridine(34) synthase MnmA, with amino-acid sequence MDKSYKKQVIVAISPKESLRDPTGQAGGHSKKVIIAMSGGIDSSVAAYLLKKQGYDVTGFHLRLFKDEKKEKQIKKIAKMIGIPLVVRDARKEFKKKVIDYFLREYETGRTPNPCVACNREIKFKFLFDELSKQNADYVATGHYARIMKHITYNIKHGIYKLYKAKDKTKDQSYFLYTLAQKQLVKIIFPLGNYTKTEVRKLAKKFRSPVTQKDESQNVCFLAGKCPDDFLKRYLKLRKGNIVDSRGKIIGRHEGLPFYTIGQRRGIKIGGTGPYYVVGKNKKQNRLIVTNKKDDPLIFRKSAFLQNVNWIAGKPASTRSHRGEPKLPLKVLARTRYRNPLVGAIIELTNNRPARFDSRSDSGRQLITKNFKCKVVFEKPQRAVTPGQSAVFYGKNGEVLGGGVIS; translated from the coding sequence ATGGATAAATCTTATAAAAAGCAAGTTATTGTAGCGATATCCCCGAAGGAATCCCTTCGGGATCCTACGGGGCAAGCCGGCGGGCACAGCAAGAAAGTCATTATTGCCATGTCAGGCGGAATTGATTCTTCAGTCGCCGCTTATTTGCTAAAAAAACAAGGTTACGATGTTACCGGATTTCATCTCCGGCTTTTTAAGGATGAAAAAAAAGAGAAACAAATTAAAAAAATTGCTAAAATGATTGGCATACCGCTTGTTGTCAGAGACGCCAGAAAAGAATTTAAGAAAAAAGTGATTGATTATTTTTTGCGCGAATATGAAACAGGAAGAACGCCTAATCCCTGCGTGGCGTGCAACCGGGAAATTAAATTTAAATTTTTATTTGACGAATTATCCAAACAAAACGCGGATTATGTGGCGACGGGACACTATGCGCGAATCATGAAACATATAACATATAACATAAAACATGGCATTTATAAACTTTACAAGGCCAAAGACAAAACTAAGGACCAGTCATATTTTCTTTACACTCTGGCACAAAAACAATTGGTGAAAATCATATTTCCTCTTGGTAATTATACCAAAACCGAAGTAAGAAAATTGGCGAAAAAATTTAGGTCTCCAGTGACTCAAAAAGATGAATCGCAAAATGTTTGTTTTCTGGCGGGGAAATGCCCGGATGATTTTTTGAAGCGTTATTTAAAATTAAGAAAAGGGAATATAGTTGACAGCCGGGGCAAAATAATCGGACGCCATGAGGGACTTCCCTTTTATACTATCGGCCAGCGCCGAGGCATAAAGATCGGCGGAACGGGGCCGTATTATGTAGTAGGGAAGAATAAAAAGCAAAACCGGCTTATTGTAACAAACAAAAAAGATGATCCGCTAATTTTTCGAAAATCCGCTTTTCTCCAAAACGTCAATTGGATCGCGGGGAAGCCCGCTTCGACTCGGTCTCATCGAGGCGAGCCAAAACTGCCACTGAAAGTGCTAGCAAGAACCCGCTACCGAAATCCGCTGGTTGGTGCTATAATAGAATTAACCAACAACCGACCCGCCCGCTTCGATTCGCGAAGCGATTCGGGCAGGCAACTAATAACTAAAAACTTTAAATGCAAAGTCGTGTTTGAAAAACCGCAGAGAGCGGTGACACCGGGGCAATCGGCTGTATTTTACGGGAAAAATGGCGAGGTTTTGGGAGGAGGAGTCATCAGCTAA
- the tyrS gene encoding tyrosine--tRNA ligase — translation MDKDFESKVEEILTRGVSEVIDREHLKKCLLKGEKLRIKHGVDPTTPDLHLGYAVVYRKLKQLQDLGHQIVFLIGDFTGRFGDPTDREKIREMKKKEDVKELAKNYINQLGKILDIKKVEVRHNGEWYDKMSAEELLKLMSKFTTRRMLERDMFKERDRKGLEIGLHEPVYPVLQGYDSVMLKSDLTVIGSDQKFNELQGRKIQEIYGQEPQDIIIMPVLAGTDGKQKMSQSLGNYIGLTEDSDQMFGKIMSIPDTSITNYYELCTDVPMESIKKIEKDMKSGKLNPRDAKLDLAQEIVKIYHGEDNAKKAREYFIKTFSERKTPENIPEQVIEWVEAYNAHQNVMDFMVSAKLATSRSDARRKIEQGGVSIDGKKVIAGELILTPEIYDGKVVKVGKIHFVKIKFK, via the coding sequence ATGGACAAAGATTTTGAGTCAAAAGTTGAAGAAATTCTAACTCGCGGAGTAAGCGAGGTGATTGACCGCGAACATCTTAAAAAGTGTCTTTTAAAAGGGGAAAAATTAAGAATAAAACACGGTGTTGATCCAACAACTCCCGATTTACATTTGGGATATGCAGTAGTTTATCGGAAATTAAAGCAACTTCAGGATTTGGGCCACCAGATAGTTTTTTTAATTGGCGATTTTACCGGCCGTTTTGGCGATCCGACGGACAGAGAAAAAATAAGGGAGATGAAAAAGAAAGAAGATGTAAAAGAACTTGCGAAAAATTACATTAATCAATTGGGAAAAATTTTGGATATTAAAAAAGTTGAAGTACGCCATAACGGTGAATGGTACGATAAAATGTCGGCCGAAGAACTGCTTAAATTAATGTCGAAATTTACTACCAGAAGGATGCTTGAGCGTGATATGTTTAAAGAAAGAGATAGAAAAGGATTAGAAATTGGACTGCACGAGCCAGTATATCCAGTTCTTCAAGGATATGATTCGGTGATGCTCAAATCCGACCTCACGGTCATCGGTAGCGATCAAAAATTTAATGAACTTCAAGGAAGAAAAATTCAGGAAATTTATGGTCAGGAACCGCAAGATATTATTATCATGCCTGTTTTAGCTGGCACCGACGGCAAGCAAAAAATGAGCCAGAGTTTGGGAAATTATATCGGCCTTACTGAAGACTCTGATCAAATGTTTGGAAAAATTATGTCTATTCCTGACACTTCAATAACAAATTATTACGAACTTTGTACAGATGTTCCAATGGAAAGCATAAAAAAGATTGAAAAAGATATGAAATCGGGCAAATTAAATCCGCGCGACGCGAAGCTTGATCTGGCGCAGGAAATTGTGAAAATTTATCACGGAGAAGATAATGCCAAAAAAGCAAGGGAATATTTCATTAAGACATTTTCAGAGCGTAAAACGCCGGAAAATATTCCAGAACAAGTTATAGAATGGGTTGAGGCTTACAATGCGCATCAAAACGTTATGGATTTTATGGTTTCAGCCAAACTTGCAACCAGCAGAAGCGACGCAAGAAGAAAAATTGAACAGGGCGGCGTATCAATTGATGGAAAAAAAGTTATTGCAGGAGAATTAATTTTAACACCGGAAATATATGATGGCAAAGTGGTGAAAGTTGGAAAAATACATTTTGTAAAAATAAAATTCAAATAA
- the pheS gene encoding phenylalanine--tRNA ligase subunit alpha — MLEQKILNIKTQAFQDTKDAKTGADVLNLRVKYLGRKSEFNKILKGLKDLSAAEKKLIGPLANSAKKEIEQELQRAEKAIKAKSFDAKKEKIDVTIPGRRVKRGHLHPLTKIQNEIEDIFASMGFEIADGPEVETEWYNFDALNIPADHPARDAWDTFFIKNKNEGKLLLRTHTSPVQIRYMQTHKPPFRIIVPGKCFRHEATDAAHEHTFYQFEALMVGDDISVAHLKHIAQQFFSRFFKKEVKIRLRPSFFPFTEPSFEFDLSCTVCSGKGCPSCKGGGWLEMGGAGMVNQAVFVAAGYPRNRYQGLAWGFGLERLAMMRWKIDDIRLFHSGDLRFIKQF; from the coding sequence ATGCTGGAGCAGAAAATTTTAAATATCAAAACGCAGGCATTTCAGGATACGAAAGACGCCAAAACGGGAGCGGATGTTTTGAATTTGCGCGTGAAATATTTAGGGCGAAAAAGCGAATTCAACAAGATTTTGAAAGGCCTCAAGGACTTGTCCGCTGCGGAAAAAAAGTTGATCGGGCCGCTGGCTAATTCAGCAAAAAAAGAAATAGAACAGGAGCTTCAAAGAGCCGAAAAAGCGATCAAGGCGAAGAGTTTTGACGCGAAAAAAGAGAAAATTGACGTGACCATACCAGGAAGAAGAGTTAAGCGCGGCCATCTTCATCCACTCACTAAAATCCAAAATGAGATAGAAGACATTTTTGCTTCGATGGGATTTGAAATTGCCGACGGGCCGGAAGTGGAAACGGAATGGTATAATTTTGACGCTCTTAATATTCCCGCTGATCATCCGGCAAGAGACGCGTGGGATACGTTTTTTATCAAAAATAAAAATGAAGGAAAATTATTATTGCGGACGCATACATCGCCCGTTCAGATACGATACATGCAGACGCATAAGCCGCCATTTCGCATTATCGTACCGGGAAAGTGTTTTCGCCATGAAGCGACTGACGCGGCTCACGAGCATACTTTTTATCAATTTGAAGCGCTGATGGTAGGCGATGATATTAGCGTTGCTCACTTAAAACACATTGCCCAGCAGTTTTTTTCCCGATTTTTCAAGAAGGAGGTAAAAATTCGGCTGCGCCCCAGTTTTTTTCCTTTCACCGAACCCAGCTTTGAATTTGATTTGAGCTGCACGGTCTGCTCCGGCAAGGGTTGTCCATCGTGCAAAGGCGGAGGATGGCTGGAAATGGGCGGAGCCGGAATGGTCAATCAAGCCGTTTTCGTCGCAGCAGGTTATCCGCGCAACCGCTACCAGGGATTGGCCTGGGGATTTGGCCTGGAGCGTTTGGCGATGATGAGATGGAAGATTGATGATATCCGGCTGTTTCATAGCGGGGATTTAAGGTTTATTAAGCAGTTCTAG